Proteins from a single region of Candidatus Binatia bacterium:
- a CDS encoding aminopeptidase P family protein, protein MSTDRTAEKPTDAGRASHDFVPPKALVDFMAGGWIDRPVAIGAHPQAERFRARREQLGASYPGVYLIVPAGRERVRANDTAYQFRPSSDFAYLAGPGEAGAAMILEPAGAEHRSIMFVPAHNRGEAEFFTDRVYGELWVGRHRGVEESKTFYGVDESRPLASLPRYLEELRDAKHAVRVLRSHDEEIDRCFEPGDDDAELAEHLSEMRLVKDEYELAELRRACELSKLGFEDAIRAMRHAASEREIEAAFWSRARIAANDTGYLTIAAAGEHACTLHWTKNDGALRPGTLLLLDAGIECESLYTADITRTLPISGRFSPEQVTIYDLVLRAQRSGIEGVAPGNDFLEPHRRATRTLAQGLIDLGILKMSLDEATDPENLFHRRYTLHGVSHMLGLDVHDCANARSSEYRYGKLREGMVLTVEPGCYFQPDDATVPERFRGIGVRIEDDVAVTATGAENLSAVVPSRRDDVETWIAELWS, encoded by the coding sequence ATGTCTACAGATCGTACCGCCGAGAAACCGACCGATGCCGGCCGGGCCAGCCACGACTTCGTGCCCCCCAAGGCGCTAGTCGACTTCATGGCCGGCGGGTGGATCGACCGGCCGGTCGCGATCGGCGCCCATCCGCAGGCGGAGCGCTTTCGCGCGCGTCGCGAGCAGCTCGGCGCATCGTATCCAGGCGTGTATCTGATCGTGCCGGCGGGCCGCGAGCGCGTGCGCGCCAACGACACGGCGTATCAGTTTCGGCCGTCGAGCGACTTCGCGTATTTAGCCGGACCGGGTGAGGCGGGCGCGGCCATGATCCTCGAGCCCGCCGGCGCCGAGCACCGCAGTATCATGTTCGTGCCGGCACACAACCGCGGCGAAGCGGAGTTCTTCACCGACCGCGTCTACGGCGAGCTCTGGGTCGGCCGGCACCGCGGCGTCGAAGAGAGCAAGACCTTTTACGGGGTCGACGAGAGCCGTCCGCTCGCATCGCTGCCGCGCTACCTCGAGGAGCTGCGCGACGCCAAACATGCGGTGCGCGTCCTGCGCTCGCACGACGAGGAGATCGACCGGTGTTTCGAGCCGGGCGACGACGACGCCGAGCTGGCCGAGCATCTCTCGGAGATGCGACTGGTCAAGGACGAGTACGAACTCGCGGAGCTGCGCCGGGCATGCGAACTCTCCAAGCTCGGCTTCGAGGACGCGATCCGCGCCATGCGGCACGCCGCGTCGGAGCGGGAGATCGAGGCGGCGTTTTGGAGCCGCGCACGCATCGCAGCTAACGATACGGGTTACCTCACGATCGCGGCGGCGGGCGAACACGCGTGCACGCTCCACTGGACAAAGAACGACGGCGCGCTTCGCCCCGGCACGTTGCTGCTGCTCGATGCCGGCATCGAGTGCGAGTCGCTCTACACCGCCGACATCACGCGCACGCTGCCGATCTCCGGCCGCTTCTCACCGGAACAGGTGACGATCTACGATCTCGTCTTGCGCGCGCAACGCTCCGGCATCGAGGGCGTCGCGCCGGGCAACGATTTTCTGGAACCGCACCGGCGCGCGACGCGCACGCTCGCGCAGGGGCTGATCGACCTCGGAATCCTGAAGATGTCGCTCGACGAGGCGACCGATCCCGAGAACCTCTTTCACCGGCGCTACACGCTGCACGGCGTCAGCCACATGCTCGGGCTAGACGTCCACGACTGCGCCAACGCGCGCAGTTCAGAGTACCGTTACGGCAAGCTGCGCGAGGGCATGGTTCTCACCGTCGAGCCGGGGTGTTACTTCCAGCCCGACGACGCGACGGTGCCTGAACGTTTCCGCGGGATCGGCGTGCGCATCGAAGACGACGTCGCCGTCACGGCGACCGGCGCGGAGAACTTGTCGGCTGTCGTGCCGTCGCGTCGCGACGATGTCGAGACCTGGATTGCGGAACTCTGGTCCTAG
- a CDS encoding glutaredoxin → MPRGFDVEHIPPGAKLELYISPTCPYCRRAIAYYESVGTPYTTYDAQNDRAARDRMFSYSDGDPTVPAIVVNGKYIQSGWGSPPQG, encoded by the coding sequence ATGCCACGGGGCTTCGACGTCGAGCATATACCTCCGGGCGCAAAGCTGGAGCTCTACATCTCGCCGACTTGTCCGTATTGCCGGCGTGCCATCGCATATTACGAGTCGGTGGGAACGCCCTATACGACCTACGACGCCCAGAACGATCGCGCCGCACGCGATCGGATGTTTTCGTATAGCGACGGAGATCCGACGGTGCCGGCCATCGTCGTCAACGGAAAATACATTCAGTCCGGTTGGGGATCGCCGCCGCAGGGTTGA